In Ictalurus furcatus strain D&B chromosome 23, Billie_1.0, whole genome shotgun sequence, a single window of DNA contains:
- the bhlhe22 gene encoding class E basic helix-loop-helix protein 22, giving the protein MDRRTNFGDVFHKTLSVSGKKMDSLRAPGVEPPCREHQSPLGSFDPPDSDPLQAVGGGVGSLGLPGGSMRAPYGVGGEGASGQSSGGEQSPDDDSDDRCEMMLLATARDPRTTSAAAGASGAKCETGKKNREQKMLRLNINARERRRMHDLNDALDELRAVIPYAHSPSVRKLSKIATLLLAKNYILMQAQALEEMRRLVAYLNQGQAVSLAPSLSAYEQPPAYPAFPGGAAAASSCPDKCALFNSVTSSLCKQCTDKP; this is encoded by the coding sequence atGGACAGGAGGACGAACTTTGGGGACGTTTTTCACAAAACTCTGAGCGTCTCGGGGAAAAAGATGGACTCGTTGCGCGCGCCGGGTGTCGAGCCGCCGTGCAGAGAGCACCAGTCGCCGCTCGGATCTTTCGATCCGCCAGACTCGGACCCTCTTCAGGCTGTCGGAGGAGGAGTGGGGTCTCTGGGTCTCCCTGGTGGATCCATGCGGGCGCCGTATGGCGTTGGAGGCGAAGGTGCGAGCGGACAGAGCAGCGGCGGAGAGCAGAGCCCGGACGACGACAGCGACGACCGGTGCGAGATGATGCTCCTGGCGACGGCTCGAGACCCGAGGACGACTTCTGCAGCGGCGGGTGCATCGGGCGCAAAGTGCGAGACGGGGAAGAAGAACCGGGAGCAGAAGATGCTGCGGCTCAACATCAACGCGCGCGAGCGGAGACGGATGCACGACCTGAACGACGCGCTGGACGAGCTGCGGGCGGTCATCCCTTACGCGCACAGTCCGTCCGTGCGCAAGCTCTCCAAGATCGCCACGCTGCTCCTCGCCAAGAACTACATCCTCATGCAGGCGCAGGCGCTGGAAGAGATGAGACGGCTCGTAGCGTACCTCAACCAGGGCCAGGCCGTGTCGCTTGCGCCGAGTCTGAGCGCGTACGAGCAGCCGCCCGCGTACCCCGCGTTCCCCGGCGGAGCCGCCGCGGCCTCCTCGTGCCCCGACAAATGTGCCCTTTTCAACAGCGTCACCTCCAGTCTGTGTAAACAGTGTACCGACAAgccttaa